The following is a genomic window from Mustela erminea isolate mMusErm1 chromosome 14, mMusErm1.Pri, whole genome shotgun sequence.
aattgtgtataaaaatctgaaactagcaaaaaaataagatatatttgcAATGTATTTACAAGGTTGGTTAATAATTATTACATAAAGGGCTTATGTAAGAGAAATAAGGTCTTCCTAAAGAGAAAGACTcaattgttaaatgaaaaaaacaaagggaatcttaagaaaaatacaaagggtaaacaaatggaaaaaatgtgtAACTTCATCAAAAAGATATTTTCGCTCATCAAATGAACAACGATCAGAAACTGCTTATTCAGCGCTGGCTAGGGCAAGAGACACCCTCTAAGAAAGCTGGGTGCCCCATTAACCCTTAGGGAAAGCAGTTAAGCCTAAAACTATCATACAGACAACACATCATGCTCAAAAGTGTCCAATGCAATGttatctgtattaaaaaaaatctcggggcacctggatggctcagtgggttaggcctctgccttcagctcaggtcgtgatctcagggtcccgggatcgagccctgcatcgggctctctgctcagcagggagcctgcttccctgcctctgcctacttgtggtacctctctctcagtcaaataaataaataaaatcttaaaaaaaaaatcttgataggAAACAGATATAAATCATATATGCATAAATACTCATGCAttcaaataatagagaaaatatttgtaataagaCAATATTACAGACATGACTCATAGCCActggaaaccaaagaaaaaatattaaaaagagccAAACCAAACTGTTAACAAAAATTGTCAGGTTATGGGATATGAACAGTATTTTCCTCCTGTATGTAACTTTGCACAATGACAATTTACTTCCATAGTGAGGGGAAAAGCCCTAACAACAAAATGGCCGTTATAAACTTATATGTTAATTCCTTACTGTTTATGTTGCTTTCACAGCTGGTGTTTTTTTAGATCTTAACTTGAAGTATAAGATCATCAAAGCAATGCCTCCATATGTGGCCAGTacacactaaaaaagaaaagagaaagtaaacaaGAGTTTTTGCCACTTACATTATTCTAAAACATAACTGCTTAAAGGTATCACCAATACTTACATTCATTCTACCTGTGAGAGTGTAAgagttgaaatattttttgatacCA
Proteins encoded in this region:
- the ATP5MD gene encoding ATP synthase membrane subunit DAPIT, mitochondrial; protein product: MAGPEADAQFHFTGIKKYFNSYTLTGRMNCVLATYGGIALMILYFKLRSKKTPAVKAT